AATTCACGTATCTCAGCAAAGACGGCGAAGAAGGCTACCCCGGAAATCTGCAAGTGGCGGTCACCTACACGCTGACGGCGAAAAACGAACTCCAAATCGATTACGTTGCGACGACCGATCAAGATACCCCCGTCAACCTGACGCACCACAGCTATTTCAATCTCGCCGGGCACGCCTCGGGCAACGTCCTGAAGCAGGCCATTCGCATCGATGCCGATCAATACACGCCGGGCGACGAAACCCTCGTCCCCACCGGGAAACTCGCTCCGGTCAAGGAGACGCCGCTGGACCTGACCAGCGCCACGCCAATTGGCAAAAACATCGGCCAATTAACCGGCGAACCAGGTGGGTACGATCATAACTATGTGCTGCGTCGAACCGATAAGAAACTCGCGGAAGTCGCCGAAGTGACCGATCCCGAATCCGGGCGTGTGCTGAAGGTGCTGACCACCGAGCCGGGGCTGCAATTCTACACCGGCAACTTCCTGGATGGCACGGTGAAAGGCAAAGGCGGCGCAGTCTATGCCAAGCATCAAGCGTTCTGCCTGGAGCCGCAACATTACCCGGATTCGATCAACCAGCCGACGTTCCCATCGATCGTGCTCAAGCCCGGCAAGACTTACGAGCAGACGACCGTCTACGCCTTCTCGGCCAAATAACGTCGCGTTCGTAACGCAATTCATTCTGAGGGGTTGAATCAAGAGACAGCCCCCACTGGGGGGAACCAGGCACCGATCGAGGAGCAACGGCTGATGGACAGCAATCCGAAATCTGCACCCGGTTCCACCTCGGCGAATTCCACCAGCGGGGATCGCACCCCCGATTTGGTCAACCAAACCTTGGGCGATTTCCAACTCTTGCGGAAACTTGGCCAAGGCGGCATGGGTCAAGTCTATCTCGCGCGACAACTCACCCTCAAACGGCAAGTCGCGGTCAAAATCCTTCGCGCGGAACTGGCCCAAAATGTGACCGCCCTGCGACGCTTTCAGGCCGAAGCCGAAGCCGTCGCCCGCATTGTCCACGCCAATATCGTGCAGGTTTACGCCATCGGCGAGCAAAACGGCCTCAACTACATGGCGTTGGAGTTTGTCGATGGTCGCACGCTCCGCGATTATCTCGTCCGCAAAGGCACGCTCGATC
This DNA window, taken from Tuwongella immobilis, encodes the following:
- a CDS encoding aldose epimerase family protein — translated: MRWMIALLMLTGIGMLPSMHAADAPAITVSQAPFGKLPDGHEVTLYTLKSPTMVVKIMDYGALVTELHTPDSKGKLGDVVLGFDNLEGYLKGHPYFGATIGRVANRVGNATFQLNGKTYKLAANNGKHSLHGGEKGFDKVLWKGTMSQANGNASVKFTYLSKDGEEGYPGNLQVAVTYTLTAKNELQIDYVATTDQDTPVNLTHHSYFNLAGHASGNVLKQAIRIDADQYTPGDETLVPTGKLAPVKETPLDLTSATPIGKNIGQLTGEPGGYDHNYVLRRTDKKLAEVAEVTDPESGRVLKVLTTEPGLQFYTGNFLDGTVKGKGGAVYAKHQAFCLEPQHYPDSINQPTFPSIVLKPGKTYEQTTVYAFSAK